One segment of Candidatus Nanopelagicales bacterium DNA contains the following:
- a CDS encoding helix-turn-helix domain containing protein yields MSIATETLNQTVQQRLDAGLMEHLQALEGTDINDVTVEAVAKAAGVSRATAYRYLGSREELLRRTALALVSGHADQCREAVARATTVAQQVEEIFAFTIRQTIQDRHLQMLMKSPRTAGLIEAVQGLMASILLPTLQEGQRAGQVRDDLSADELITWLLEQLHLLTRKRLTEDQARQWVQNFVIPVLDPPGNADGRLRSQVRALLDDVQGRLQEVNVSIVAGRYTFRA; encoded by the coding sequence GTGTCCATAGCCACCGAAACGTTGAATCAGACCGTGCAACAACGCCTCGATGCTGGGCTGATGGAGCATTTGCAAGCACTAGAAGGCACCGACATCAATGACGTCACCGTCGAAGCAGTCGCCAAAGCTGCTGGAGTTTCTCGAGCAACTGCGTATCGGTATCTGGGTTCACGTGAAGAGCTGTTGCGGCGCACAGCACTTGCTCTTGTGAGTGGTCATGCTGATCAATGTCGCGAGGCCGTTGCTCGTGCGACAACGGTGGCACAGCAAGTGGAAGAGATCTTTGCGTTCACCATCCGCCAAACAATCCAAGATCGACACCTACAGATGTTGATGAAGTCACCGCGCACCGCGGGGTTAATAGAAGCCGTGCAGGGGCTGATGGCATCGATCCTGCTGCCGACCTTGCAAGAGGGCCAGCGCGCAGGTCAGGTCCGAGACGACCTCTCGGCCGACGAGCTCATTACCTGGCTGCTCGAGCAGCTCCATCTGCTCACTCGCAAGCGGCTCACGGAGGATCAAGCCCGGCAGTGGGTACAAAACTTCGTCATTCCAGTTCTGGATCCTCCCGGAAATGCCGATGGGCGCCTGCGCTCTCAGGTGCGAGCCCTCCTCGATGACGTCCAAGGCCGACTCCAAGAGGTCAACGTCTCAATCGTGGCTGGCCGCTACACCTTTCGCGCCTAG
- a CDS encoding ferredoxin family protein — protein MAYVITELCIDVLDRTCTKECPVDCIYEGDRMLYINPDECIDCGACEPVCPSEAIHYEDDLPQEMKHWQAENERFFTDVLDGRDAPLGKPMGARNSGRIGVDTELVRNSPTK, from the coding sequence GTGGCGTACGTCATCACCGAACTTTGCATCGACGTCCTTGATCGGACGTGCACAAAGGAATGTCCGGTCGACTGTATTTATGAAGGCGACCGGATGCTGTACATCAATCCGGACGAATGCATCGACTGCGGCGCATGTGAACCCGTGTGCCCAAGTGAAGCCATTCATTACGAAGACGACTTGCCACAAGAAATGAAACACTGGCAAGCAGAAAACGAACGCTTCTTCACCGACGTGCTCGACGGTCGCGATGCACCATTGGGTAAGCCCATGGGTGCACGTAACTCGGGGCGCATTGGCGTTGACACTGAACTTGTACGCAACAGCCCAACGAAGTAA
- a CDS encoding cytochrome P450 produces MAESTTQEPRPVSPFAVWQAERSSDPRGYYANLRKEGRIDFKTHRWAGGKKGPTAAVLHRDDIGQLLRDVDTYSSEVFAYGPDVHAIPQEIQAPLHTTYRRLLDPLFSPKKMAELQPKVEVAVNKFIDAFIDNGEVEVNEGLAVPLPCMTFLDLLGLPSEELQMLIYWKDVLIRPEIVGGSFSEGQRIQAEVVPQMFARFAAEVEDRKVNPRDDLITYFTTTEVDGRKLTEEEQCSVLFFLLAAGLDTVTISLQAMFYYIATHPETQQLLHDDPSQVENVVEELLRWETPVMSVMRVAKEDTELGGCPISKGTFMVACLASGNVEEEVPESLNLDLTRGDKAHLAFGAGPHRCLGSHLARMELRTVIREWHKRIPFYEVKPGETIEWVPSALRGIDYLPLQWKTKG; encoded by the coding sequence ATGGCGGAATCAACGACCCAAGAGCCACGGCCAGTATCGCCGTTTGCCGTATGGCAAGCAGAGCGCTCATCTGATCCACGTGGCTACTACGCCAATTTGCGTAAAGAAGGTCGCATTGACTTCAAAACGCACCGCTGGGCTGGTGGCAAGAAGGGCCCAACCGCTGCAGTGCTGCACCGCGATGACATCGGTCAGTTGCTGCGCGATGTTGATACCTACTCAAGTGAGGTATTCGCGTACGGCCCAGATGTGCATGCAATTCCGCAAGAAATTCAGGCACCGCTACACACCACGTACCGCCGCTTGCTCGACCCACTCTTCTCACCAAAGAAGATGGCCGAACTCCAGCCAAAGGTTGAAGTTGCAGTTAACAAGTTCATTGATGCATTCATCGACAACGGCGAAGTTGAAGTCAATGAAGGCCTTGCAGTGCCACTGCCTTGCATGACCTTCCTAGATCTGCTTGGTTTGCCGTCTGAAGAACTTCAGATGTTGATTTACTGGAAAGACGTACTGATCCGCCCAGAAATCGTTGGTGGCTCTTTCTCCGAAGGCCAGCGCATTCAGGCAGAAGTTGTGCCGCAGATGTTCGCTCGCTTCGCTGCAGAAGTTGAAGATCGCAAGGTCAACCCACGCGACGATCTGATCACCTACTTCACCACAACCGAAGTTGATGGCCGCAAGCTCACAGAAGAAGAGCAGTGCAGTGTGTTGTTCTTCCTGCTCGCAGCAGGTCTGGACACCGTAACCATCTCTTTGCAGGCGATGTTCTACTACATCGCAACGCATCCTGAGACCCAACAACTTCTCCATGACGATCCATCACAGGTTGAGAACGTTGTTGAAGAACTCCTTCGCTGGGAAACCCCAGTGATGAGCGTGATGCGCGTTGCCAAGGAAGACACCGAACTTGGTGGCTGCCCAATTTCCAAGGGCACCTTCATGGTTGCGTGCTTGGCTTCAGGCAACGTTGAGGAAGAAGTGCCAGAGTCACTCAACCTTGACCTCACTCGCGGTGACAAGGCACACCTTGCCTTCGGAGCAGGACCACACCGTTGCCTCGGTTCACACCTGGCACGAATGGAACTGCGCACCGTCATTCGCGAATGGCACAAGCGCATTCCGTTCTACGAAGTCAAGCCGGGTGAAACCATTGAATGGGTGCCATCAGCACTTCGCGGAATTGATTACTTGCCACTTCAGTGGAAGACGAAGGGATAA